In Plasmodium falciparum 3D7 genome assembly, chromosome: 6, the following proteins share a genomic window:
- a CDS encoding protein phosphatase, putative, producing MNNTGHCKKENYLYNQYDQCYDIFLKRNDIRNIDIPEKKSEVINTHIQFKQKKEKEKRKEKYPYKIIRIIKSHENDDIVFYSVQKINKIYKKKKNIYKINKLYRINKIEKYNSFINSCEHISKDIYLKKTKNSLPLNNVNNILSTVCKDEEENVTCILKKDHIYNFLKYNNFIILACQKKKKKYKSKKIKRLRKFNYFILNKCLIEKYNNNNNNNNNNISLECKNNIEYDNNIYYYNKKIQKFYGYVNKQNDHLIYKQWNSYKNISTDQNKIRHHHNDYKNIQNCNHPLIYTLINNIKHICNYEYVIEKKFCYECYSKIILNKIKKKKEKQKKEEDTNKNDMNDHTYVNINQYMKKKKKKKKSGDIKNIYPNKLNRNEQNKKLTNSYIFTYGFYSKKGKYHKNEDCSSHTLFSSYKIFKQIKKFYTNIKKTKYSFFEELMKVFHDETHMENTKNNYNKMKNKKTHLINPDTYYHNDYIKLSKVYVKLCNPFLSISLKKKKKKNQDTSKTYPYDIIYNYFCDHLDEESKGEHIKNKIKQKRDYPNDQKRDHSNEQKRDYPNEQKRDYPNEQKRDYPNEQKRDYPNEQKRDYPNEQKRDYPNEQKRDYPNEQKRDYPNEQKRDYPNEQKRDYPNKQKRDYPNKQKRDYPNKQKRDQSNEQKRNQPNGQQNDCIDNHNSGHQNFLYNNNTNNNIKKVFNKKQIISNKIDSYNNKTNVLNYKVKKLTNLMNNNEGDYYFTYDNNIRRKHKYIFTCKSCKKTECINKNKYVHINYLKYLFNKKSYLNKKQYEPQKYFLYNKYNIYDENLFDLLNEKNNSTNSDEFEFLKFHTKKKKKKKKKLINSFNQYDNQNNYNCGHDIKYKKKNIIYRETDQNNMHKEKYFNDEDVIEGEDYFKKHNKSNMLSLKNYFIKCKTCRHLHKYDNLINEDILHIYRTNSILTSPLILNRSPSMLRSLLISCYKNKNRKNLKYYIMNSLYIQTCRKERKEIKKDFPKENKKKKKSLIIENSFDNINICDTICHGAMSNASYYYSDLEVYTKDHVGKRLEKKLKTGLLINKLNNYHRSNSCNIRRGQTNRMESFNMYKEGYINNDYMTKDIIYKVNKDVHNKPVDNKYIPCVIRKDNLSNKEMLFKYTRRKNRIDSLYEHYDIHLFTICDGHSSCHTSSFLIKNIHKIFYYLLIHTFFNIYMSLKLIHPFLDLLYYKMCMENNLKKCNGSCIINVFIRKNYIYVSNTGDSKCGLMTFNLDMYDYEDIIKKEEKKKQKKGNKETKQKGRRMKGKRMNGMKARLNREEDIINTQAETINCDDNIYDEKKTKDIEESNYESYKINIKSISYNELNAEHNCNNYSEYLRIYNLYMKQYDNEHDNHKMSAHNRYHRNMGDDHRYNNLCVKKMDKNMCKNMNKNTNKTHHCDNHHSNNMYDNLKDTIFQINNFILKEKEETQINIGNIPNDIIKYNRLNGCLHPSRVIGDYDIKKRYNRIYNNLLSNNSNIYKYNINNINFYNNIHYLYKYKKCFDCGKNYVLNSYGKVNGINDLTFLKKQKEHLNMKNDDIIKKNVNINCNNNDNKTTNVHKNMIHFVNVYETDGKQKKNIYDNFYHIKENKNNNNNNNNNIYNNNNIYNNNNIYNNNNIYNNNNNISNFTTHSNVIKVYKENLYNHNYSMDPLSNDNKKKKNNFHFYPDEQLLPYLYFKPTNLNKNYVYRFDNKNFFHLLLIASDGVFEYINPYIILNIIKKHKSIYTKIQKIYYFYNNYIKYMNSTKYYLNYMTDHFLITSKECFELSRDIVRTTIRMGNYDDSSCFCIFLFPQFG from the coding sequence ATGAATAATACGGGCCACTGCAAGAAGGAGAACTATTTATACAACCAATACGATCAATgttatgatatttttttaaaaagaaatgatataagaaatattgaTATACCAGAAAAAAAATCTGAAGTAATAAACACACACATTCAATTTAAACAAAAGAAAGAGAaagagaaaagaaaagagaaatatccatataaaataattagaaTAATAAAGAGTCATGAAAACGATgatattgttttttattctgtccaaaaaataaataaaatatacaaaaaaaaaaaaaatatttacaaaataaacaaattatacagaataaataaaattgaaaaatataattcatttatcAATTCTTGTGAACATATatcaaaagatatatatttaaaaaaaacaaaaaattctTTACCTTTAAacaatgtaaataatattttatccaCTGTATGTAaggatgaagaagaaaatgtaaCTTGTATATTAAAGAAggatcatatttataattttttaaaatataacaattttattattcttgcgtgccaaaaaaaaaaaaagaaatataaaagtaagaaaataaaaaggttAAGGAAAttcaattattttattctgaATAAATGTTtgatagaaaaatataataataataataataataataataataatatttccttagaatgtaaaaataatatagagtatgataataatatttattattacaacaaGAAGATTCAAAAATTTTATGGTTATGTcaataaacaaaatgatcatttaatatacaaacaatggaattcatataaaaatatatcaactgatcaaaataaaataagacaTCATCATAATGATTATAAGAACATACAAAATTGTAATCATCCTTTAATTTAtacattaataaataatattaaacatatttgtaattatgaatatgtaattgaaaaaaaattttgttatGAATGCTACtccaaaataatattaaacaaaataaaaaaaaaaaaagaaaaacaaaaaaaagaagaagatacaaataaaaatgatatgaatGATCATACATATGTCAATATAAAtcaatatatgaaaaaaaaaaaaaaaaaaaaaaaaagtggagatataaaaaatatatatcctaATAAACTTAATAGAAATgagcaaaataaaaaattaaccaattcatatatttttacatacgGATTTTATagtaaaaaaggaaaatatcaTAAGAATGAAGATTGTAGTTCTCATACCTTATTTAGtagttataaaatatttaaacaaataaaaaaattttatacaaatataaagaaaacgaaatattccttttttgaAGAACTCATGAAAGTGTTTCATGACGAGACACATATGGAAAATacgaaaaataattataataaaatgaaaaataaaaaaacacatCTAATAAACCCTGAtacatattatcataatgatTATATCAAATTATCCAAGGTGTATGTAAAACTATGTAACCCTTTTCTTTctatttctttaaaaaaaaaaaaaaaaaaaaaccaagaCACGAGTAAAACATATccttatgatataatatataattatttctgTGATCATTTGGATGAAGAAAGTAAAGGTgagcatataaaaaataagatcaAACAGAAAAGAGACTATCCAAACGATCAGAAAAGAGACCATTCAAACGAACAGAAAAGAGACTATCCAAACGAACAGAAAAGAGACTATCCAAACGAACAGAAAAGAGACTATCCAAACGAACAGAAAAGAGACTATCCAAACGAACAGAAAAGAGACTATCCAAACGAACAGAAAAGAGACTATCCAAACGAACAGAAAAGAGACTATCCAAACGAACAGAAAAGAGACTATCCAAACGAACAGAAAAGAGACTATCCAAACGAACAGAAAAGAGACTATCCAAACAAACAGAAAAGAGACTATCCAAACAAACAGAAAAGAGACTATCCAAACAAACAGAAAAGAGACCAAtcaaatgaacaaaaaaggAATCAACCAAACGGACAACAAAACGATTGTATAGATAATCATAATAGTGGTcatcaaaattttttatataataataacacaaataataatattaagaaagtatttaataaaaaacaaatcatttcaaataaaatagatagttataataacaaaacgAATGTTCTTAATTACAAAGTGAAGAAATTAACAAAtcttatgaataataatgaaggagattattattttacatatgataataatataagacgtaaacataaatatatatttacttgtAAAAGTTGTAAAAAAACcgaatgtataaataaaaataaatatgtccatattaattatttaaagtaTTTATTTAACAAGAAgtcttatttaaataaaaaacaatatgaacctcaaaaatatttcttatataataaatataatatatatgatgagaACCTTTTTGATTTgttaaatgaaaagaataacTCTACCAACTCAGATGAGtttgaatttttaaaattccacacaaaaaaaaaaaaaaaaaaaaaaaaaaaattaataaatagtTTTAACCAATAtgataatcaaaataattataattgtgGTCATGATataaagtataaaaaaaaaaatattatatatagagagacagatcaaaataatatgcataaagaaaaatattttaatgatgAAGATGTTATCGAAGGAGAAGATTATTTTAAGAAACATAACAAATCAAATATGCtatctttaaaaaattattttattaaatgtaaaaCTTGTAGACATTTGCATAAATATGATAACTTGataaatgaagatatattaCATATCTATAGAACAAATTCTATTTTAACGTCTCCACTTATTTTAAATAGATCACCTAGTATGTTACGTTCATTGTTAATATcttgttataaaaataaaaatagaaaaaatttaaagtattatattatgaattctttatatatacaaacttGTCGAAAGGAAAGAAAAGAGATAAAAAAGGATTTCCCTAaggagaataaaaaaaaaaaaaaaagtctgATTATTGAAAATTCTTTTGAtaacattaatatatgtgataCAATATGTCACGGAGCTATGTCTAATGCTTCGTATTATTACTCAGACCTGGAAGTGTATACAAAGGATCACGTGGGGAAACGtctagaaaaaaaattaaaaacaggtcttttaataaacaaattaaataattatcataggAGTAATTCTTGTAATATAAGAAGAGGTCAGACGAACCGAATGGAAtcttttaatatgtataaagagggttatataaataatgattacATGACGAaggatattatttataaggtAAATAAAGATGTGCATAACAAACCtgttgataataaatatattccatGTGTTATAAGAAAAGATAATTTAAGTAATAAAGAAATGTTGTTTAAATATACAAGAAGAAAAAACAGAATAGATAGTTTGTATGAGCATTAtgatatacatttatttactATATGTGATGGACATAGCTCTTGTCAtacttcatcatttttaataaaaaatatccacaaaatattttattatcttcttaTCCacactttttttaatatttacatgTCCTTGAAATTGATACATCCTTTTCtggatttattatattacaagATGTGTatggaaaataatttaaaaaaatgtaacgGCTCATGTATAattaatgtttttataagaaaaaattatatatatgttagtAATACAGGAGACAGCAAATGCGGCCTTATGACATTTAATTTGGATATGTATGATTatgaagatataataaaaaaggaagaaaaaaaaaagcaaaaaaaaggaaacaaAGAAACGAAACAGAAAGGAAGAAGGATGAAAGGAAAAAGGATGAATGGAATGAAGGCACGTTTAAATAGGGAAgaggatataataaatacacaAGCGGAAACCATAAATTGTGATgacaatatatatgatgagaaaaaaacaaaagataTAGAAGAATCAAATTAtgaatcatataaaataaatataaaatcaatTTCATATAACGAATTGAATGCTGAACACaattgtaataattattctgaatatttaagaatatataatttatatatgaaacaaTATGACAATGAACATGATAATCATAAGATGAGTGCTCATAATAGGTACCATAGAAATATGGGAGATGACcatagatataataatttatgtgtaaaaaaaatggataaaaatatgtgtaaaaatatgaataaaaatacaaataaaacacATCATTGTGATAATCatcatagtaataatatgtatgataatttaaaagatacaatttttcaaataaataatttcattttaaaagaaaaagaagagacacaaataaatatagggAATATCCCTAAcgatataattaaatataatcgATTAAATGGATGCTTACATCCATCAAGAGTTATAGGtgattatgatataaaaaaaagatataataggatatataacaatttattatctaataattctaatatatataaatacaatataaataatattaatttttataataatattcattatctttataaatacaaaaaatgttTTGACTGTGGAAAGAACTATGTATTAAATAGTTATGGTAAGGTTAACGGTATAAATGATTtgacttttttaaaaaaacaaaaggaacatttaaatatgaaaaatgatgatataataaaaaaaaatgtaaatataaattgtaataataatgataataaaacaacAAATGTTCACAAAAATATGATTCATTTTGTTAATGTCTACGAAACAGATggtaaacaaaaaaaaaacatttatgataatttttatcatataaaagaaaacaaaaataataataataataataataataatatttataataataacaatatttataataataacaatatttataataataacaatatttataataataataataatatcagcAATTTTACTACACACTCCAATGTAATTAAAGTTTATAAAGAAAACctttataatcataattacTCTATGGATCCACTAtctaatgataataaaaaaaaaaaaaacaatttccATTTTTATCCAGATGAACAACTTTTACcatatctttattttaaacctacaaatttaaataaaaattatgtatatagaTTTGATAACAAAAACTTTTTTCACTTATTATTAATAGCTTCAGATGGtgtttttgaatatataaatccttatatcatattaaatattataaaaaaacataaaagcatatatacaaaaatccaaaaaatatattatttttataataattatattaaatatatgaactCAACAAAGTATTATCTTAATTATATGACAGATCATTTTCTTATTACATCAAAGGAATGTTTCGAGTTATCTAGAGATATCGTAAGAACAACAATTCGTATGGGAAATTATGATGACAGTTCCTGTTTCTGTATTTTCTTATTCCCACAATTTggttaa
- a CDS encoding pyridoxal kinase, protein MKKENIISIQSQVFDGFCGNNIAAFVFRRRGHIPKILNTVQYYSKFKHSGVELNSQEVDIILSEYNKDQEFMNDSNIYFLTGYIKNAECVDMVTKNILELRRKRKIHRGKSNDNGNMNGHMNGHMNGHMNGHMNGHMNGHMNGHMNGHMNGHMNGHMNGHMNGHTNGHMNGHMNDHMNGHMNGHTNDHMNGHTNDHMNGHTNDHMNGHTNDHMNDHMNGHTNDHMNDHMNDHMNGHTNSHTHGLTNGHMDEPNGEHPYRLMNSNELKSSHQIIPQGKQIHEKDMLKNNILTISQGRKKDEELYFIENIINLNFLWVCDPVMGDNGRLYVDERVVESYKKAIEYVDIITPNQYETELLCGIKINEEKDVIKCLDVLLHKGVKIVIITSVNYNFDKDHLFLYVSFFNNKNKIVYFKYKILKIHFNCFGSGDLFSCLLLSFIVKQKGNILHIISKVLNIVQNVIKNSLTGLELNIIENQDIIASDGLINDILIKEEPVFF, encoded by the exons aTGAAGAAGGAAAATATTATCTCCATACAATCACAAGTGTTTGATGGATTTTGTGGAAATAATATAGCAGCATTCGTTTTTAGAAGGAGAGGACATATTCCTAAAATTCTAAACACAGTACAATATTATTCAAAGTTCAAACATAGTGGTGTTGAATTAAATAGTCAAGAAGtagatattatattaagtgaatataataaagatcAAGAATTTATGAATGAtagtaatatttattttctcacAGGTTATATCAAAAATGCTGAATGTGTTGATATGGTTACCAAAAATATACTTGAATTAAGaaggaaaaggaaaatacACCGTGGAAAAAGTAATGATAATGGTAACATGAATGGTCACATGAATGGGCATATGAATGGGCATATGAATGGGCATATGAATGGGCATATGAATGGGCATATGAATGGGCATATGAATGGGCATATGAATGGGCATATGAATGGGCATATGAATGGGCATATGAATGGTCATACAAATGGTCACATGAATGGGCATATGAATGATCACATGAATGGTCACATGAATGGTCATACAAATGATCACATGAATGGTCATACAAATGATCACATGAATGGTCATACAAATGATCACATGAATGGTCATACAAATGATCACATGAATGATCACATGAATGGTCATACAAATGATCACATGAATGATCACATGAATGATCACATGAATGGTCATACAAATAGTCACACACATGGTCTCACAAATGGTCACATGGATGAACCTAATGGTGAGCATCCATATAGACTTATGAATTCAAATGAACTTAAAAGTAGCCATCAAATTATTCCTCAAGGTAAACAAATACATGAAAAAGATATGcttaaaaacaatatattgaCAATATCccaaggaagaaaaaaagatgaagaaTTATATTTCATAGAAAACATAATAAATCTAAATTTTCTTTGGGTATGTGATCCCGTTATGGGAGATAACGGAAGACTATATGTTGATGAACGTGTTGTagaatcatataaaaaagcaATTGAGTATGTTGACATTATTACACCTAATCAATATGAAACTGAATTATTATGtggaataaaaataaatgaagaaaaagatgttataaaatgtttagatgtattattacataaagGTGTAAAAATTGTTATCATAACTTctgtaaattataatttcgATAAAGaccatttatttttatacgtttcattttttaataataaaaataaaatagtttattttaaatataaaattttaaagatTCATTTTAATTGTTTTGGAAGTGGTGatcttttttcttgtttgttattatcttttatagTAAAGCAAAAAGGAAATATCCTTCACATAATATCGAAGGTTTTGAATATTGTACAA aATGTCATAAAAAATAGTCTCACTGGGTtggaattaaatataatag aaaaTCAAGATATAATAGCAAGTGATGGTTTAATTAatgatattttaattaaagaagagcctgtttttttttag
- a CDS encoding conserved oligomeric Golgi complex subunit 4, putative: MKSLIFNSSHSSNSGCSDDDTKDDEDTHKVKEYIDKIHLLNNNYNIKIKINEQNEKENFVHNSEYINMYIKKHELFKKKLNDIYNFLKKKSNYNTFEHIERVYKTVSNINSSYEFISLKIRIETIIEQIKKNLQINYHDTIIYLNEFLQIRYKIFKYNNNSIFLLSKKEINHHEDTQKNFPFLKNDDKFLENDIMDYINYKKSCLFQSSLNKKKENHSNAYVHLYEMDKDKINDLNGYYDRVKRLIEDDIMECVKKKDIDSIKEKINIYLSLFQKDKLEAESHKKSRNDDDSSGEYGSVQDENDVNKKKSKDNISHIDNNMDSDNNIDSDNNFDSDNNIDSDNNIDSDNNIDSNNNFDSNNKDKMNEKHDTETRMNRHISSKDNMIHGDNNRRRVDTDKQIIFFEEYLFVCYIMITLVEIEVDKLLDFLNKKIMSNEDNVYIECIKGTYRFLYKYNNLFEKLVDNNNIVYIIYNRKIQLLFNKIIEKICKEYFSQVNLTIDNYDELKNYDKNIEILSVLCYNFLNIKKFLYDLSINKITNIYKIFDIRNHINTNIFSIESGLYKNLSYIINIQNCICAYIHHEVSFSNMCIDKAYILTDDIMLSLMEDEKKEINNNNNNNNNNNNNNNNNNNNSNNHNIIINNNDNNNNNNNMNYENVINNNEYTSTILEDAFFIFQKCVCRSIHMNDINTICVLINNIMIHLSTTLKNYLHDNLKISKNIYASFIHDIHNLKYFSFTKLLKHIDKNNYFGDNQTSATVTFAQNFVNSISYISQENNEHEKNYKSYVVAENGVTDKCDVTNKYDVTNKYDVTNQYDVTNQYDVTNKYDVTNQYDVTNQYDVTNQYDVTNKYLASDQHNTVAQYFKNYETPSDEIQKTKKGISDDADKKTFMSYNNIINNNKKKKNLYDYLKPHHYENLYNPLSPQQNMMYEIINSKFSYPHCVNNIDSCYIYIQKYKIFITDYFAEQFIQNNKNQKHIQNYQHMFNNALANYDNILKEYEKLNTENCRNLLNILKIHFINELIVIENINFNITSEQYSYYQLNDPYINNLINRIKLVINHISLYFNQNILYISINMLAEKICKYIERIIKTKTFSLYGCVQIDNDIRNLMLFFTSLTNINVKKEFSKLLEICELLNISDLQDFKDFYDENKNNLNSAEIEGIISLRNDISEDLLKLIKSYMNMKI, translated from the exons ATGAAGAGTTTGATTTTTAACTCTTCCCACAGCAGTAATTCTGGTTGTAGTGATGATGATACAAAGGATGATGAGGATACCCATAAagtaaaagaatatatagataagatacatttattaaacaataattacaatataaaaataaaaataaatgaacagAATGAAAAGGAGAATTTTGTTCATAATtctgaatatattaatatgtatattaagaaacatgaattatttaaaaaaaaattaaatgatatatataattttttaaagaaaaaatctaATTATAACACTTTTGAACATATTGAAAGGGTTTATAAAACAGTATCTAATATAAACTCTTCATATGAATTTATATCTCTAAAAATAAGAATCGAAACAATTATTgagcaaataaaaaaaaatttacaaattAATTATCATgatactattatatatttaaatgaatttttacaaataagatataaaatatttaaatataataataactccatttttttgttatccaaaaaagaaataaatcaTCATGAGGATACTCAAAAAAATTTTCCtttcttaaaaaatgatgacaaatttttagaaaatgatattatggattatattaattataaaaaaagttgTCTATTCCAAAGctctttaaataaaaaaaaggaaaaccaTTCAAATGCATACGTACATTTGTATGAGATGGACAAGGACAAAATTAATGATCTCAACGG GTATTACGATCGTGTTAAGCGACTTATAGAAGATGATATTATGGAATGcgtcaaaaaaaaagacatagATAGTattaaggaaaaaataaatatttatttaagtCTTTTTcaaaaagataaattagaAGCAGAAAGTCATAAAAAAAGTAGAAACGACGATGACTCGTCTGGTGAGTATGGAAGTGTGCAGGACGAAAATGATGTAAACAAGAAAAAGAGTAAGGATAATATTAGCcatattgataataatatggatagtgataataatatagatagtgataataattttgatagtgataataatatagatagtgataataatatagatagtgataataatatagatagtaataacaattttgatagtaataataaggaCAAAATGAATGAAAAACATGATACAGAGACTAGGATGAATAGACATATAAGTTCAAAGGATAATATGATAcatggtgataataataggAGAAGAGTTGATACagataaacaaataatattttttgaagaatatttatttgtatgttatattatgattACATTAGTTGAAATAGAAGTTGATAAATTATTAgactttttaaataaaaaaattatgagtaatgaagataatgtatatattgaatGCATAAAAGGTACCTACAGatttttatacaaatataataatttgtttGAAAAGTTagtagataataataatattgtatatattatatataatagaaagatccaattattatttaataaaattattgaaaaaatatgtaaagaatatttttcaCAAGTAAATTTAACAATAGATAATTATGacgaattaaaaaattatgataagaATATAGAAATTTTATCAgttttatgttataattttttaaatataaaaaagtttCTATATGATTTGtcaataaacaaaataacaaatatatataaaatatttgatataagaaatcatataaatacaaatatattttctatagaAAGtggattatataaaaatttatcatatattattaatatacagAATTGTATATGTGCTTATATTCATCATGAAGTTTCATTTTCTAATATGTGTATTGATaaagcatatatattaacagaTGATATTATGTTATCTTTAATGgaggatgaaaaaaaagaaataaacaacaataataataataacaataataacaacaataataataacaacaataataataatagtaataatcataatattattattaataataatgataataataataataataataatatgaactatgaaaatgttataaataataatgaatatacatCAACTATATTAGAAGAtgctttttttatatttcaaaagTGTGTATGTAGAAGTATTCATATGAACGATATTAATACTATTTGTGttctaataaataatattatgatacaTCTATCTAcaacattaaaaaattatttacatgataatttaaaaattagtaaaaatatttatgctTCTTTTATACACGATATACATAATCTcaaatatttttcctttacAAAATTGTTAAAACATATAgacaaaaataattatttcgGAGATAACCAAACTAGCGCCACCGTTACATTTGCTCAAAATTTTGTTAACTCGATTAGTTATATAAGTCAGGAAAATAACgaacatgaaaaaaattataaaagttATGTAGTTGCTGAAAATGGTGTAACAGATAAATGTGATGtcacaaataaatatgatgtcacaaataaatatgatgtcACAAATCAATATGACGTGACAAATCAATATGACGTgacaaataaatatgacGTGACAAATCAATATGACGTGACAAATCAATATGACGTGACAAATCAATATGAcgtaacaaataaatatcttGCGAGTGATCAACATAATACTGTTGcacaatattttaaaaattatgaaaccCCTTCTGATGAAAtccaaaaaacaaaaaagggTATCTCTGATGATGCAGATAAAAAAACGTTCatgtcatataataatattattaataataataaaaaaaaaaaaaacttgtATGATTACTTAAAACCTCATCACTATGAAAATCTATATAATCCTTTATCACCACAACAAAATATGATGTATGAAATTATTAACTCAAAGTTTAGTTATCCACATTGTGTTAATAATATCGACtcgtgttatatatatattcaaaaatataaaatatttattactgATTATTTTGCTGAACAATTCAtccaaaataataaaaatcagAAACACATACAAAATTATCAACACATGTTTAATAATGCCCTAgctaattatgataatatattaaaagaatatgaaaagTTAAATACAGAAAATTGTAGAAACCTATTAAATATcttaaaaatacattttatCAATGAATTAATTGTAATCGAAAACATCAACTTTAATATTACAAGCGAGCAATATTCATACTATCAATTAAATGAcccatatataaataacttAATAAATAGAATAAAATTGGTTATAAAccatatatcattatattttaatcaaaatattttgtaCATATCTATTAACATGTTGGCCGAAAAG ATATGCAAATACATCGAACGGATTATAAAAACCAAAACGTTCAGCCTCTATGGATGTGTACAAATAGATAACGACATCAGAAATCTGATGCTCTTTTTTACTTCCTTAACAAATATCAATGTTAAAAAAGAATTCTCAAAACTATTAGAAATATGTGAGTTACTAAATATAAGCGACCTACAAGACTTTAAAGATTtctatgatgaaaataaaaataatttgaatTCAGCTGAAATTGAAGGTATTATATCCCTTCGAAACGATATTTCCGAGGACCTCTTAAAATTGATAAAATCGTACATGAAcatgaaaatataa